The segment AAGAACAACCAAGGAAGGAGAGATAAGAGATGAGCCCAGAGCAAGACCGCATAATCATCTTCCCAGAGCTAACGAAAGGAGAGAACTGAGATGTCTGCTTGCCCGGCCGCTTTCTCCGGAGTAGCAGCAGAGAGCGCCTTCCGAACATATCAGCATACAAATGAGCGATTCCAACAACAGCAACTTCCCATTCATATTCCGCCACATAAGTCTCAgtgcaagaaaaataaaaaatgacgAGCGAAAGCCAGGTACCTATTGCCAAAATATTTTGCTCCAAGGAACAGATGAAGATTGCTTGAACCGCTTGCTTTATTTGAAGATACTACATTGTTAACAgatcaaagagagagagagagagcagttCACAGTTCACACCAGGCGATAATTAGAAGGGCTCTGTAACAATAATATGAATAAATAATTTACAGACTTTTTAgatactaataacaaaacacaAGAAAACACCACCAGGTAAGTGGCATCCATTATCCTCCCATCACTAGTCGGCTCGCTGAAAAGTACGAAACACATACGGTGAAATTGTACATTTTATCTTGGACTATATGTATCTCTGTACAGGAGAATACCCCATTATTCCATTGAGCCACACAAATGGCAACACTGGCATATCTGGCCACGCAAAATGAGCGGCTCCATCACCAGCAAGAGTTCCTCCCACCCCCTTCCCAAAATCACGGTGTTAGTAAGAAACATGACCACCGATGATCAATTAACCAGATTACCAGAGCAATGTGCCCACCAGAACACTTTTGTCATGTGAAGACAACAGCTGAAGATTGCTTGAAGCTGGAACCGGTTGCTTTATTTGAAGTTGTGATCACCCTATCCTTTGAAACAGGGTTACCTAAAACTAACTCCGAAGAGTTTGACTGATGATTGTTTTCGTTCTGATCAGGTCTTACCCAGATTTTGATCAGTCCCTCACGACAAATAGTGAGAATTGATTCGTTAGTGAACACCAGACCTGAGAGTGGATCCACATGTACTCGGTGGGCAACAAGGGGTGAGAGCTTTGGCACATCTCGCATTCTTGGAGAAGGTTGAAGAACACCTGTTGGGAGACATGCATTGTCCCAATGTGCAGAAGGGCTGCCGCTACTAAAAGTTGGTGAGCCACTGGAAGGATGTCGTAGTGGGACAGCAATCTCATCCAATGCCAGGTCCCACAGAAGCAGTTGTGTGTCCTAGGAGCATGAAACAGTGAAAAGTTATGCCAGCGATAGAACATGTAAAAAGAATTGCCAAATAACTTGCCCAAATGAATCTCATCACTATAACTAACCATATGAGCAAGAATCGATATTAATAACTAACCAAGTTGATTAACATAAACAGAAAACATTGTCATAGATTGTACAGCGAGAAAATAGCACATGAGTATGATAAGAAATTAGCACATCCTGCTACATACATAGTTTGATCAGTTTAAAGCCAAACAACAGCATAAGAGTGGACGGAGAAATAAGCATCTTATGATTGCTTATTAACATTGATTACTACACTTCTCAAAAAGAAACTTTGATACTACATGAGTTAAACATTAAGGACATGTCATAAAAGCACAGACTGCATACTATATCTCCAGCTATATAAATTTGTGATACCTGACCAACAGAACCAAAACGATACACGGTATTTTCTCCTGTTCCATCAGAATTCGGAGGAGACCAATACGAATCAAAAGAAACTCCACTGACCTGTCAACATAAAATTGACCTTGTCCTCAATTACAACTATTGACAGGAAACATCGTGGCATTGACAATTTTTTAGGCAAGTTAAGTTGTACCCAGGAATTATGCCCTTCGCCCCACGCGACTATCTTTCTGTCATCCATGCTCCATACCTGCACAAGATCATCTTCACCACCAGTCAACAGATATTTGCCATCCGAGCTGTAAAAACAGACCATGATAAAATAAGGTAAGAGGAACTAATTTGTGGAAGATAATCCAGTGGTAAACACAAATAGTTGCTGATAATTCAAAGTCGCATAAACTAGTGTGAAACAATTAGCAGATAAAATGCCACGGAGCAGAAACCTGATGACATGGTAGAGACCAGGCCAGAGATGTGCCTCAACGTGTGCCTTGCTAGAAACTAGTGGCGCCAAAAACTGTGTTGTTAATTTGTTACCCCAAATACAGGGGAATAGGCATAGTACACCGTAATGTTATGCAAACCAAAAAAGTTCCTCACATGGGCAACCGGCAAAATTAGTTAAGGTTGGCATGCTATTCAACCTAAACTTACAAacagaaacatttttttccgGAATGGCTCATAAATCAGCAGAATTATTAAGTTTGGCATGCTGTTCATCCCAAGCTGGGTGTAGAGttaaaaaactaaaactaaCAGAAACACGTTTTCAGGATTGCCTCATAAAGCTCTTCGGTCTCAAAATGTAGCAAGTTTTTGAGTTCATTTTGTCCCAAATGTAGCAACCTAGGACATGTAAAAGGTAACTTTTGCCACTAAACTACCCATACTACCCCTACTATCCTTGTCTCTATTGTAGTCCAGGCGACCAGGCCTATACCTCACCCATCCTGAGAAGGCAAACAAGTCTTTCTACCCCTATCCTTAATACATGTGTCATCCTCTAAAaaatgctatattttgggacaggaCAGCCAAACAGTGGGAATAGATAAATCATAGAACTAACTAGCAAAGATAGGGCAAATGTAAAAGTGGAGATTCCAATTACCTCCATGTGCAACACAATAGTGCACCATAATAACTTTTCCCACCAAATATTAGTTGCTCCTTCGAAAAGTCAAACACTCTCAAATAACCTAAATAAGGTTTTATAGTGTTATTTTAATAAGCAATACAGAATCAGTGGGTTCTATAAGGAATAAAGAACCATCTACTATTGGGACAAAGGAAGTACCATCTCGCCCAACAGTTGCTAAATATGCTCCATCTGGTGAAAAGGAGATGGCGTTGATTGAACCTTGGCAAACATGCCATCTAGCAATTGGGTTGCTCTGAAATGATTTTGAGATGAATCCAAAGTTAATTATGGCACCTTCATACGAACTCCTCTAACCACAtgttttgcaacaaaaaaacatatttctaaGATAGTAGAAAATATAGGATAATTGAGTTACTTGCCAACATTCACTTTATATGATGTACGCTATTTGGAATATACTATCGGGTGGTTGGCATTTGCCAGTAAAGTTCTTGTTGTAAAATACCAGTCACGAAACTTAGCATTGTACATAACTGGAGGCCAGAACAAGTGCATAATTGTTGGAACCAACTGCCATGATAGCCTTTTCTATTAGAAATTTAATTACTGCATAATCAAACTATCAAAAGCGAGCATGAGCAAAAACCATCATTTTTAAAGGACTATTAAACATTTCTATAAGTGCACTTAAGCATGAATATAGGTGCAGAACTTGGTAGTTATCACTGTTTGCAATGCTATTTCCATGCTCTACATGGCGCGATAAATAAGTATGTTCATTGATTTAAGAAATATGTTCAAGGTTCAGAATACTAGACTACCCTGTAGACATCCATGTTAACAAAGGGGGGAATATACCTCTATACTAAAGCATACTTAACTAAAATAATTCTTGAAGTGCCTAACATACCTTGCTGGACTTTGCATGTGAAATCATTAACTGAGCCGGATCCTTTATAGCTGGGAATGTGCACTCAGTGTTTCCATCTTTGCACTGAATATAAATAGTACATCAATATACATCAGTTCAATCATCCACCAAACAGAAACCAGATTTTAAAATACCAAATCCGATAACCAACATCTGCTCACTTTATCGTACACATACAGATTTCCATCAGAATGGCTAACAACAAAGATTCCTTCACGCTCCGGTACCCATGCAACAGAAGTGCATCGGCTGCCAAAAAAAGGTAGTACCCACAAGTTAATTAGAGAATTCAATTCCCTAATTAGAGAATTCAATTCACTAATAAGAGAAAGATAAGCATCTGCAAGGATGACTATGTAAACAGCATTCTGTTTTGAACAATAGTGTCTAGAGGTTAATTAAATAACAAGAAGAAGTTAGGCATCTTGATGACAACTGCCCATACAATGATCCATGTAGCTGTATTACAAAATCATTAATATGTAGCAGTTCCATCCTATCGATTAATGacttaaaatataatgatatagTTCTTAGACTAAGAGAAGAAAAGTTCATCAGCAATGCAAGATTTACTTTCCTTTATTTATCGCTTCTATGAATTGATAACATGTAAACAGGTGCCATGCAACAGCAGATGGCAATAACAAAATGAAATAAGGTTATCCTTCTTTCTCCATAATATGTTGGCTTCGTACAGGAGAGAGAGCTCAGAATTGATAGCACACGAACTAACAGAGAGCAGATTTAAATAACAAAAGCTCGTTACTACCATAGATTGATCAACTGAAAGAATCAGCTCAGCATTAGATTCAAAGCATCGCAATGATTTATTCCAATGTCCCAAATAAGAACTCTATGGTACTTCTTTAGAATGATTTGGGAGTCCTTCTGACCGCAAATAAATTTGCTACCTTTCAAATTTTGCTGTCCATCTGATACTTCAAAGCAATGTACGTCTATATCACATGAGCATGAGTATTGATGTGTTGTACTTGCATTTATGCCAACTTGACCCCCAAAAAAAAGTCTTATGTGCTAAACTGTCAAAACCTCAACAATTAAAGATAAGTTACGTTTTGGACATCAACACAGTTCCCCAAATACAACACTACCAGTTTTTATCATAGCACATATACTACAGGATGTACAAATATTTTGGTCTTCCAGGAAGATCTCCCAATGTTATTTCCACATCTTATCTTAATGTTCATGACAATTTTGATGACCAAAGTTAAAGTTTGACCATGTATATTCAAAGATGCCACTTGGTTTTCACTGCAGGAAGGGAGGGAAACATGCAGCCAAAATATTTAACAGGCAATGGTGATacaaatctactccctccatcccaaaatataagaacctaggaccggatgggacatttcctagtactgtccagattcgtagtactaggaaatgtcccatccggtcctaggttcttatattttgggatggagggagtaagtgcAAACAAAGTCAAGCAATCATATCTGACACCTAAATGAAAAGTGAAAAATTTAAACATGCCTGCCAGTGCTTGTTCCATCTTTATCACCCTTGTTGTAATGTTGGGCCGCAACAGGCTTCCTTCCAGGATCTTGCAATTGTTGCCTCAGTGACATTGAATAGACTGCAGAATGGGCAAATATAAAACTCGTGATTATACAAAATACACTTCAAAAAATGGAGTGATTCAAGCTAATAACGATACTAACCATCCCCTGACCCCATCCCAATGATCAGGTCATGTCCCTCCTTGGCCTCTGGGTCGAATGCATGGCATAGTGGGTTCGAGTTGCTGAAATGGATGGACTTTATTGGATCCTGGTGCAGTTATCAGGCTTATCAGCAGACAATAAACACTAGAAACTACATTTCACACTAAACCATTATAAAAGGTACAGACCTTGTCTTGAGAATTGAGGTCACTGATGAATAGTGTATCAGCGGTGTTGAAAATGATGTATGTACCCTTGCCATCGTAATTTGCCACAGCTTGTGAACTACCAATGCCTCCGGATGTACCAAGGCCACCCCCAATGCGGCTGCTCCCAGACACAGCCCGGCTTACACCATTTCCCCCAACAAAGCTAAGCGTCCGGTTACCATTCCCAGAGCCAAGAAGCCTCGCTGCTGCAGAACGCATCCCGCTGCTGGAGCTTGGCGTGGAAGGCGTGGAGCCCTGTCCGGCAGGCTTCTCCTTGAGATACGCTACCGTCAACTGCAATAACTAGAACCATCAACAACAGCACTTACAACGCCACAAAAACTATTTTCAGGAATAACACATATAGGCCACACAGCACAACTAAGCATTACACAAGCTGAGACACTACTACCACATGATCGAGAGAGATCTACCGATTGAACTTGCAACCTTATCAACTCAACGAATCGCTAAAATCTAACGAATAAGATCTCTATAAGGCTAGCAGCGACGTAAGTTGTTCATGAAATAAATTAGCGCCATCTAAAATCTGCACCAGCGACCTAAAAACTTGGACTACCTAAAAAAATGTTCCTCTAGAACCCGCCTCGAAGCCAATCGAGATCCCACTAACACACTGCAAAAACCGCGGAAACCCTCGACGCGAGTCCGACGCCACCCCAATCTAGATCCCCTCCCGGAGACGAGCGAGCTCACCTGCGAGACGGTCTTCCCGCCGTGGTTGTAGTGAAGCACGGCGGCGGAGTGCGTCTTCTCGTACTGCAGCTTGTACCTTCCCTCGGGGGTCTTGAAGTAGGTCTTgagcccggccgccgccgcggagccgccgccggcccccgccgcggaggccgaggaattcgccgccgccgccatgcccggCGCCACCGCTGGCCCCCACACACACCCGCTTCACGGCGATCGCCCGCCGAATGCCTCTGCTACCctaaccaccaccaccaccgcaccgcTTCCCACCCCCCAATCGCGAGGCCAACCGGTCATACCACCATGGAAGCGCGGGTCTAGGGTTTCGGCGGCGAGGGGATGAGATGGAtccacgcggcggcgaggagggcggcggaggcggaggaggaggcggcttcgatttgggagaggagaggagaggagaccgaggcgaggaggaggaaaatgAAATGGGCT is part of the Oryza glaberrima chromosome 12, OglaRS2, whole genome shotgun sequence genome and harbors:
- the LOC127756924 gene encoding uncharacterized protein LOC127756924, with amino-acid sequence MAAAANSSASAAGAGGGSAAAAGLKTYFKTPEGRYKLQYEKTHSAAVLHYNHGGKTVSQLTVAYLKEKPAGQGSTPSTPSSSSGMRSAAARLLGSGNGNRTLSFVGGNGVSRAVSGSSRIGGGLGTSGGIGSSQAVANYDGKGTYIIFNTADTLFISDLNSQDKDPIKSIHFSNSNPLCHAFDPEAKEGHDLIIGMGSGDVYSMSLRQQLQDPGRKPVAAQHYNKGDKDGTSTGSRCTSVAWVPEREGIFVVSHSDGNLYVYDKCKDGNTECTFPAIKDPAQLMISHAKSSKSNPIARWHVCQGSINAISFSPDGAYLATVGRDGYLRVFDFSKEQLIFGGKSYYGALLCCTWSSDGKYLLTGGEDDLVQVWSMDDRKIVAWGEGHNSWVSGVSFDSYWSPPNSDGTGENTVYRFGSVGQDTQLLLWDLALDEIAVPLRHPSSGSPTFSSGSPSAHWDNACLPTGVLQPSPRMRDVPKLSPLVAHRVHVDPLSGLVFTNESILTICREGLIKIWVRPDQNENNHQSNSSELVLGNPVSKDRVITTSNKATGSSFKQSSAVVFT